From a single Nothobranchius furzeri strain GRZ-AD chromosome 7, NfurGRZ-RIMD1, whole genome shotgun sequence genomic region:
- the mab21l2 gene encoding protein mab-21-like 2, with product MIATQAKLVYQLNKYYNERCQARKAAIAKTIREVCKVVSDVLKEVEVQEPRFISSLSEIDARYEGMEVISPNEFEVVLYLNQMGVFNFVDDGSLPGCAVLKLSDGRKRSMSLWVEFITASGYLSARKIRSRFQTLVAQAVDKCSYRDVVKMVADTSEVKLRIRERYVVQITPAFKCTGIWPRSAAQWPMPHIPWPGPNRVAEVKAEGFNLLSKECYSLTGKQSSAESDAWVLQFSEAENRLLMGGCRKKCLSVLKTLRDRHLELPGQPLNNYHMKTLLLYECEKHPRETDWDESCLGDRLNGILLQLISCLQCRRCPHYFLPNLDLFQGKPHSALEAAAKQTWRLAREILTNAKSLDKL from the coding sequence ATGATCGCGACGCAAGCAAAGCTGGTTTACCAGCTGAACAAATACTACAACGAGAGGTGCCAAGCGCGCAAAGCGGCCATTGCGAAGACCATAAGGGAGGTTTGCAAAGTGGTGTCGGATGTCCTTAAAGAGGtggaggtgcaggagcctcgctttATCAGCTCCCTCAGTGAGATAGACGCGCGCTACGAGGGGATGGAGGTCATCTCCCCAAACGAGTTTGAGGTGGTGCTCTATCTCAACCAGATGGGGGTATTCAACTTCGTGGATGACGGATCTCTGCCCGGCTGCGCGGTGCTGAAGCTGAGCGACGGCCGCAAAAGGAGCATGTCTCTGTGGGTCGAGTTCATCACCGCCTCCGGCTACCTCTCAGCCAGGAAGATACGCTCCAGGTTCCAGACCCTGGTGGCGCAGGCCGTGGACAAATGCAGCTACCGCGACGTGGTCAAGATGGTAGCAGACACCAGCGAGGTCAAATTACGCATCAGGGAGCGGTACGTGGTGCAGATCACCCCCGCCTTCAAGTGCACAGGAATCTGGCCTCGAAGCGCGGCGCAGTGGCCCATGCCTCACATCCCCTGGCCCGGTCCGAACCGGGTCGCAGAAGTCAAAGCTGAGGGCTTCAACCTCCTCTCCAAGGAGTGCTACTCCCTCACGGGGAAGCAGAGCTCGGCGGAGAGCGACGCCTGGGTGCTGCAGTTCAGCGAGGCCGAGAACCGGCTGCTGATGGGCGGCTGCAGGAAGAAGTGTCTGTCCGTGTTGAAGACTCTGAGGGACCGCCACCTGGAGCTGCCGGGACAGCCGCTCAACAACTACCACATGAAGACCCTGCTGCTGTACGAGTGCGAGAAACACCCGCGGGAGACGGACTGGGACGAGTCCTGCCTCGGAGACCGGCTCAACGGCATCCTGCTGCAGCTAATCTCGTGCCTGCAGTGCCGCAGATGTCCCCACTACTTCCTACCGAACTTGGACCTGTTTCAGGGAAAGCCTCACTCGGCCCTGGAGGCTGCTGCTAAGCAGACCTGGAGACTAGCGAGGGAAATCCTCACCAACGCCAAAAGCTTGGACAAATTATAA